A section of the Streptomyces sp. Je 1-369 genome encodes:
- a CDS encoding FMN reductase translates to MKLVVVSAGLSVPSSTRLLADRLAAAVGQHADVGVEVVELRDLAVGIAQSLTTGFPGPALDAAIGAVRDADGLIAVTPVFSASYSGLFKSFFDAVSGFDKDALAGKPVLVAATGGTARHSLVLDHALRPLFAYLRAVVVPTGVYAASEDWGAEGLAERLDRAGAELARLMGSVSGNGTAVGLAVGTAAGAADTPVVVPFEQRLAALRER, encoded by the coding sequence ATGAAGCTCGTCGTCGTGTCCGCAGGGCTGAGCGTGCCCTCGTCCACCCGCCTGCTCGCCGACCGGCTCGCCGCCGCCGTCGGGCAGCACGCCGACGTCGGCGTCGAAGTGGTCGAACTGCGCGACCTCGCGGTCGGGATCGCGCAGAGCCTCACGACCGGGTTCCCCGGGCCCGCCCTGGACGCGGCGATCGGCGCCGTGCGCGACGCCGACGGTCTGATCGCCGTCACGCCCGTCTTCTCCGCGTCGTACAGCGGGCTGTTCAAGTCCTTCTTCGACGCGGTCAGCGGGTTCGACAAGGACGCGCTGGCGGGAAAGCCGGTCCTCGTCGCGGCGACGGGCGGCACGGCCCGGCACTCCCTCGTCCTCGACCACGCGCTGCGGCCCCTGTTCGCGTACCTGCGGGCCGTCGTCGTGCCCACCGGGGTCTACGCGGCGTCCGAGGACTGGGGCGCGGAAGGGCTCGCGGAGCGTCTTGACCGGGCGGGCGCGGAGCTCGCGCGGCTCATGGGGTCGGTGTCCGGGAACGGAACTGCCGTCGGGCTCGCCGTCGGGACCGCAGCCGGGGCCGCCGACACGCCGGTCGTCGTCCCGTTCGAGCAGCGACTCGCCGCCCTGCGGGAGCGCTAG